TCCACCAAACGACTCTCATAAAACACCCCACACACCCGTTGCCTTCTCCGCGAACAGAAAACAGCGCTCATGAACAAGCAGCTAGATAGAGACTACACAGTGGGCGAAGAGATAGGTAGGGGCAGATACGGCGTCGTTTTCAGGTGCCATTCCACCTTGACGGGGGAATGCTTCGCCCTGAAGTCCATCGACAAGCGCCTTATCCAACACGATGCCGATGATAGCCACTGTCTTCGCAATGAGGCCAAGCTCATGCGCCTCGTCTCCGATCATCCCAATGTGCTTCATGTTTTCGATGTCTACGAGGATGATGATTGTGTGTACATTGTGTTGGAGCATTGTGGTTCGACGGATCTCTATCAACGGATTACTACCCCACCCGTTTTTCCCGAGAAAGAAGCTCACCGTGTAATGGTGAGTTTTGTgggatttatttagtttttcttTGCCAGAATTTGGATGTATTTTTATAGAGATGTCTTAAGAAAGGAGAATGCCGTGCAAAATTAGTACTGTACCTAATTTGGCATCATATGTCTTTTAAGAAAGTAatctttaaaaaacaaaaaaacaaaacaaaagctGATTTCAGTTTTTGGATCTCTTTTCTAGGTGCCATTGATGGACGCCATAGCTCATTGCCACCGCCGTGGAGTATCCCACCGGGACATCAAACCGGATAACATTCTGTTCAACAACTACAACCAGCTGAAGCTGGCGGATTTTGGCTCCGCTGAGTACTTCCACAGTGGGGTTCCCATGTCCGGCATTGTGGGGACACCATACTATGTCGCCCCAGAGGTGGTGGCAGGGAGGGACTACAATGAAAAGGTAGATGTGTGGAGCGTAGGTGTCATTTTGTACATAATGTTGGCCGGGA
This portion of the Primulina huaijiensis isolate GDHJ02 unplaced genomic scaffold, ASM1229523v2 scaffold43397, whole genome shotgun sequence genome encodes:
- the LOC140970265 gene encoding phosphoenolpyruvate carboxylase kinase 2-like; translation: MNKQLDRDYTVGEEIGRGRYGVVFRCHSTLTGECFALKSIDKRLIQHDADDSHCLRNEAKLMRLVSDHPNVLHVFDVYEDDDCVYIVLEHCGSTDLYQRITTPPVFPEKEAHRVMVPLMDAIAHCHRRGVSHRDIKPDNILFNNYNQLKLADFGSAEYFHSGVPMSGIVGTPYYVAPEVVAGRDYNEKVDVWSVGVILYIMLAGIPPFYGESATDIFEAVRRANLRFPKSIFGLVSSEAKDLLRKMLCKDVHRRFSAEEVLKHPWMIDGGDSRPVCFQA